The following proteins are encoded in a genomic region of Triticum dicoccoides isolate Atlit2015 ecotype Zavitan chromosome 1B, WEW_v2.0, whole genome shotgun sequence:
- the LOC119345349 gene encoding serine/threonine-protein kinase SAPK4-like, producing the protein MTTATATAAPLTGMDKYEEVRDIGSGNFGVARLMRHRENDGLVAVKLIERGHRIDENVYREIVNHRSLRHPNIIQFIEVILTPTHLAIVMEYAAGGELFDRIVDRGRFSEDETRYFFQQLICGVSYCHHMQICHRDLKLENVLLDGSPAPRLKICDFGYSKSSVLHSRPKSAVGTPAYIAPEALRRQEYDGKMADVWSCGVTLYVMLVGAYPFEDPDDPKNIKKIIQRIAAVDYNIPDNILISAECRQLISLIFVSNPTKRITMKEIKSHPWFLKNLPRELTEEAQADYYKRSSSVPSFSKQTNQEIMEIVQDARKKPRSSTSGYGYADELSDDEETNAKVIVPEQNDEEDECDKKVREVLESGELDMSALHI; encoded by the exons atgacgacggcgacggcaaCGGCCGCGCCCCTCACCGGGATGGACAAGTACGAGGAGGTGCGGGACATCGGGTCGGGAAACTTCGGGGTGGCCCGGCTGATGCGCCACCGCGAGAACGACGGGCTCGTCGCCGTCAAGCTCATCGAGCGCGGCCACAGG ATTGACGAGAATGTGTACCGGGAGATCGTCAACCACCGCTCGCTCCGGCACCCCAACATCATCCAGTTCATAGAG GTGATCCTAACACCGACACACCTTGCAATTGTGATGGAGTACGCGGCGGGTGGCGAGCTCTTTGATCGAATCGTCGATCGTGGCCGGTTTAGCGAGGACGAG ACCAGATATTTCTTCCAGCAGCTGATCTGCGGCGTAAGCTACTGCCATCACATG CAAATATGCCATAGAGATTTGAAGCTGGAGAATGTTCTCCTGGATGGTAGCCCGGCTCCCCGGCTCAAGATATGCGATTTTGGGTACTCCAAG TCGTCAGTACTACATTCAAGGCCCAAATCTGCAGTGGGGACGCCAGCATACATTGCACCGGAAGCTCTTCGCCGCCAGGAATATGATGGGAAG ATGGCAGATGTATGGTCCTGTGGGGTGACTCTCTATGTCATGCTTGTGGGAGCCTACCCATTTGAAGACCCGGATGACCCCAAGAATATCAAGAAGATCATTCAG CGAATAGCAGCAGTCGACTATAACATCCCAGACAACATTCTCATATCTGCTGAGTGCAGACAGCTCATTTCTCTTATCTTTGTGAGCAATCCAACGAAG AGAATCACAATGAAGGAGATAAAGAGCCACCCATGGTTCTTGAAGAACTTGCCGCGGGAGCTCACAGAGGAAGCGCAAGCAGACTACTACAAGAGGAGCAGCAGTGTGCCTTCTTTCTCGAAGCAAACAAACCAAGAGATCATGGAGATTGTGCAAGACGCAAGGAAGAAGCCAAGATCAAGCACGTCAGGCTATGGCTACGCGGACGAGTTATCGGATGATGAGGAAACGAATGCGAAGGTCATCGTACCAGAACAGAATGACGAAGAGGACGAGTGTGACAAGAAGGTTAGGGAGGTTCTTGAGAGCGGGGAGCTGGATATGAGCGCGTTGCACATCTAA